A part of Candidatus Thorarchaeota archaeon genomic DNA contains:
- a CDS encoding PQQ-dependent sugar dehydrogenase: MLWNKRLTYIFFLIFLFSPVFISDNVATPVEPSNEQLDFELELAFPNLSFQQPLGLVYANDGTNRLFVVEKRGVIYVFENSPTTQSAEIFLDISARVRDDGYEEGLLGLTFHPNYESNGYFYVDYTASNPRRTVVSRFSVNPGDESSADSTSEQVMIEVEQPYSNHNGGQLAFGPDGLLYIALGDGGDAGDPHEHGQNKSTLLGSILRISVDETSDGKKYAIPEDNPFAGSSTEGADEIFAYGFRNPWRFSWDYDTESLWVGDVGQSSVEEIDIVENGKNYGWSIKEGDSCYSPPSGCSDEGLTDPVWTYGHDVGVSITGGFVYRGNRVPELSGKYVYGDFGTGKIWSLEYNDTSSSNNTELADTTFSISSFGVDADENLYVVDFGGQIYRFTSTTTTTEPTTTPTTTPPFPSELQIYIIAAGIGIVVLVGIAHWYYRVR; the protein is encoded by the coding sequence ATGTTATGGAACAAACGATTGACATACATATTCTTCTTAATCTTCTTATTCAGCCCAGTATTCATATCAGACAACGTAGCTACTCCTGTGGAGCCGTCCAACGAACAACTGGATTTTGAGCTGGAGCTAGCATTTCCCAATCTCTCGTTTCAACAGCCACTGGGATTGGTATATGCTAATGACGGAACAAATCGGCTATTCGTTGTTGAGAAGCGAGGCGTAATCTACGTCTTTGAGAACTCTCCCACTACACAATCCGCTGAGATTTTTCTGGATATCTCGGCCCGTGTGAGAGACGACGGCTATGAAGAGGGCCTTCTAGGTCTTACGTTCCATCCTAACTATGAGAGCAACGGGTATTTCTACGTTGATTACACTGCTTCGAATCCCCGCCGAACCGTTGTTTCACGATTCTCCGTAAACCCGGGAGACGAGAGTTCAGCGGACTCCACCTCTGAACAGGTGATGATTGAAGTTGAACAGCCGTATTCAAACCATAACGGAGGTCAGCTTGCATTTGGTCCAGACGGCCTGCTCTACATAGCTTTGGGTGATGGGGGAGACGCCGGTGACCCACATGAACATGGACAGAACAAGTCCACGCTGCTTGGATCTATCCTACGAATCTCTGTTGATGAGACTTCTGACGGAAAGAAATATGCAATCCCTGAGGATAACCCGTTTGCTGGAAGCTCCACCGAGGGTGCTGATGAAATCTTTGCCTATGGGTTCCGCAATCCTTGGCGTTTCAGCTGGGACTATGATACGGAGAGTCTATGGGTTGGAGATGTTGGACAGAGCAGTGTTGAGGAAATAGACATTGTTGAAAATGGTAAGAACTACGGCTGGAGTATCAAGGAGGGTGACAGCTGTTACAGTCCCCCTAGTGGCTGTTCTGATGAGGGTCTTACTGACCCTGTATGGACGTACGGCCATGATGTGGGAGTCTCAATAACTGGCGGTTTCGTCTATAGAGGAAACCGAGTACCAGAGCTATCTGGAAAATACGTCTATGGGGATTTTGGCACGGGAAAGATTTGGTCGCTAGAGTATAATGATACAAGTTCCTCGAATAACACAGAGCTAGCAGATACCACGTTCTCCATATCATCCTTTGGTGTAGACGCGGACGAAAACCTCTACGTTGTAGATTTCGGAGGACAAATCTACCGGTTTACCTCTACTACCACTACTACCGAGCCCACTACCACACCAACGACAACGCCACCTTTCCCAAGTGAACTGCAAATCTATATCATAGCAGCGGGCATCGGCATCGTAGTACTAGTCGGTATTGCCCATTGGTACTATCGTGTACGCTGA